One window from the genome of Bacillus tianshenii encodes:
- a CDS encoding TetR-like C-terminal domain-containing protein — translation MRQGINKQTVLETAGQIADTEGFHNVTLASVAKALNIKTPSLYNHVKGLPGLKKDFACYSIRKLKEAMSEAAIGRTSEEALYAIGQAYVGFVRQHPGLYEATLAAPDPLDEEVRTAGNEIVTLLLRVLEPYKLEEKVALHTVRGLRSIVHGFASLELKQGFNMDLDTDETLKHLLETYLAGLKQS, via the coding sequence TTGAAACAGCCGGACAAATAGCAGATACAGAAGGGTTTCACAATGTCACACTAGCCTCTGTTGCAAAAGCATTAAACATTAAAACACCTTCATTATATAACCATGTAAAAGGATTACCAGGGTTAAAAAAAGATTTCGCCTGCTATTCGATTCGCAAATTAAAAGAAGCCATGAGTGAAGCTGCAATCGGCAGAACAAGTGAGGAAGCGTTGTATGCAATTGGGCAGGCATATGTCGGATTTGTACGACAGCACCCTGGGCTGTATGAAGCAACATTAGCTGCCCCAGACCCGTTAGATGAAGAAGTACGGACTGCTGGAAATGAAATTGTTACATTGCTGCTTCGCGTCCTTGAACCATATAAGCTAGAAGAGAAGGTGGCTCTGCATACGGTCCGTGGGCTGCGAAGTATCGTACACGGCTTTGCGTCTTTAGAGCTTAAGCAAGGCTTTAACATGGACTTAGATACGGATGAAACATTGAAGCATTTGTTAGAAACATATTTAGCTGGGTTGAAACAAAGCTGA
- a CDS encoding GNAT family N-acetyltransferase, translated as MKINELTTDEQMKTAFPLMNQLRPQLTKDVYLDLLADMKRQGYRMFGGYIDEKLVVLAGVIPLANLYYERHLWVYDLVTDQHVRSKGYGEKLLAYLHTWAAEQGLGAVALSSGLQRTDAHRFYEEKMDYDKVSYVFKKNL; from the coding sequence ATGAAAATCAATGAGTTAACAACTGATGAACAAATGAAGACCGCCTTCCCATTAATGAATCAGCTTCGCCCTCAACTAACAAAAGACGTCTATCTGGACCTTCTTGCAGATATGAAAAGACAGGGATACCGTATGTTTGGCGGCTATATTGACGAAAAACTTGTCGTGTTAGCAGGCGTTATTCCGCTAGCAAACTTGTATTATGAGCGCCACCTTTGGGTCTATGATTTAGTAACCGACCAACATGTTCGCTCAAAAGGCTATGGCGAAAAACTGTTAGCTTACCTCCATACGTGGGCAGCTGAACAAGGCCTCGGTGCTGTTGCCCTGTCATCCGGATTGCAGCGAACAGACGCTCACCGCTTTTACGAAGAAAAAATGGATTACGATAAAGTGAGCTACGTGTTTAAGAAAAACCTTTAA